A single window of Nakaseomyces glabratus chromosome G, complete sequence DNA harbors:
- the DTD1 gene encoding D-tyrosyl-tRNA(Tyr) deacylase (CAGL0G05610g~Ortholog(s) have D-leucyl-tRNA(Leu) deacylase activity, D-tyrosyl-tRNA(Tyr) deacylase activity, role in D-leucine catabolic process, D-tyrosine catabolic process, tRNA metabolic process and cytosol, nucleus localization) produces MRIVIQKVSQAMVKVDNEIVSQIAKGYMLLVGISTEDTIADAQKLSNKVLNLRLFETGDQFWKHSIQDVQGEILSVSQFTLMARTKKGNKPDFHKAQKGEHAQELYNQFLDLLKTTLGADKVKDGQFGAMMSCSLTNEGPVTIILDSTE; encoded by the coding sequence ATGAGGATAGTGATACAGAAGGTCAGCCAGGCCATGGTGAAAGTGGACAATGAGATAGTATCTCAAATTGCCAAGGGGTATATGCTGCTTGTTGGTATAAGCACAGAGGACACAATTGCCGATGCGCAGAAGCTCTCCAACAAAGTGCTGAACTTGAGATTGTTTGAGACGGGCGACCAGTTCTGGAAGCATTCTATCCAGGACGTACAGGGCGAGATCCTGAGTGTCTCGCAGTTCACGCTGATGGCGCGTACCAAGAAAGGTAACAAACCGGATTTCCACAAGGCTCAGAAAGGGGAGCACGCACAGGAGCTTTACAACCAGTTCCTGGACCTGTTGAAGACCACACTGGGCGCAGACAAAGTCAAGGACGGCCAGTTTGGCGCTATGATGAGCTGCTCATTGACCAACGAGGGACCAGTGACTATCATTCTAGACTCTACAGAGTAG
- the RRI1 gene encoding COP9 signalosome catalytic subunit RRI1 (CAGL0G05676g~Ortholog(s) have metalloendopeptidase activity and role in adaptation of signaling pathway by response to pheromone involved in conjugation with cellular fusion, positive regulation of ergosterol biosynthetic process, protein deneddylation), protein MDDFPSLNVSDLESKLLDYNIRDYEVQNSKHKNNIAGNEKESIDQLSLLNQVCSLKNRKAIDSTKNSPLFYQNVLLSKLACSKILCHATKGGNIEVMGMLLGNVIGNTFVIFDCFELPVEGTETMVNAHMESYEYMVQFYHEMVERSYTRNEENLNIIGWYHSHPGYDCWLSNIDMQTQSLNQQHQDPYLAIVVDPHKSKNDQKVRIGSFRTYQDQNDDTNFYELNTTVFDSELNKLENPLSVKIPFNSIESRNLESNYLQKLSETVKQWRNFKIMEKIENTAHTEDTTTNKSISTPGRIIQTAHEFAFAATSNGNGSRVNIMRSNSVSSIGSSSDIEMEDRNCSAFDSVASSINTIADPSRTSSIHTQMNNQNNQQERNSPKRPHILPAIQSSRYGVIFEGKDRPENKNFNIRTASAQDAFESKCIDDFHESLKNDYLTQKEILLRLKLRQYYRLRMYRDMFSK, encoded by the coding sequence ATGGATGACTTTCCATCTTTGAATGTTTCAGATTTGGAGTCTAAGTTACTAGATTACAATATTAGAGATTATGAGGTACAAAATAGTAAACATAAAAATAACATAGCAGGAAATGAAAAGGAATCCATAGACCAACTTAGTCTTTTGAACCAAGTTTGTTCTTTAAAAAACAGGAAGGCTATAGATAGCACTAAAAACAGTCCACTATTCTATCAAAATGTCCTGCTTTCTAAACTTGCATGCTCAAAAATACTGTGTCATGCTACAAAAGGTGGGAATATTGAAGTGATGGGAATGCTTTTAGGTAATGTTATAGGGAACACatttgttatatttgattGTTTTGAATTACCTGTTGAAGGAACAGAGACTATGGTTAATGCACATATGGAATCATATGAATATATGGTCCAATTTTATCACGAAATGGTGGAACGATCATATACAAGAAATGAAGAGAATTTAAATATCATTGGCTGGTACCATTCCCATCCTGGTTATGACTGTTGGCTAAGTAATATTGACATGCAGACTCAATCATTAAATCAGCAACATCAAGACCCATACCTTGCAATTGTGGTGGATCCTCATAAAAGTAAGAATGATCAGAAGGTTAGGATTGGTTCTTTTAGAACATATCAAGATCAAAACGATGATACAAACTTTTATGAATTGAACACTACAGTTTTCGATTCTGAGTTAAACAAACTAGAAAATCCGCTATCTGTAAAGATTCCATTTAACAGTATAGAATCAAGGAATTTAGAGTCAAACTATCTTCAGAAACTGTCTGAGACAGTCAAACAATGGCGTAACTTTAAGATAAtggaaaaaattgaaaacactGCACATACTGAAGATACAACTACTAACAAGTCAATTTCTACTCCTGGAAGAATAATTCAAACTGCACATGAATTTGCATTTGCGGCTACATCGAACGGTAATGGGTCTCGGGTAAACATTATGAGATCAAACAGCGTGTCATCTATTGGTTCCAGTAGCGATATCGAAATGGAAGATAGAAATTGTAGTGCTTTTGATAGTGTAGCTAGCAGCATAAATACTATCGCTGATCCATCTCGTACATCATCGATCCATACACAGATGAACAATCAAAACAACCAACAAGAACGCAATTCACCAAAACGACCCCATATTTTACCTGCTATACAATCATCTAGATATGGCGTTATATTTGAGGGAAAGGATAGGcctgaaaataaaaactttaACATACGAACTGCTAGTGCACAGGATGCATTTGAGTCAAAGTGCATAGATGATTTTCACGAATCGCTGAAGAATGATTACCTAACTCAAAAGGAAATACTGCTACGTCTCAAGCTTCGACAATACTACCGACTTAGAATGTATCGTGACATGTTCTCAAAATGA
- the CDC13 gene encoding telomere-binding protein CDC13 (CAGL0G05588g~Ortholog(s) have single-stranded telomeric DNA binding, telomerase inhibitor activity) translates to MSIEIIAVLTSISKDDNGFHIALDDIAGEVRVLDIDEAQAREVVNECDLEVSDTNAFNITKIQLEKLCFVVAKCTSSGLQLVNGDMTFKLQPVDVKVLDINYIQENWNTLDKKKKDKISKILLALKKLDSDIKSEFNFVKLNNYKNTLVHFLSGIKMTKQTKLTSFFTKQTTMVESQNDFNSQAMNTQQFTSQASIPGISDDELIDSDDDLDNISEGSYPTVTRLGSTKHDLPTNHNGSSANKHSKKDSCLYVNFMDPHRNQLWTYNGDNSSVIISHCSLQSMSPVGFKSLDDLDKFTLRLVFKQKTMVDELLIPNNNCCEVVIKNKLEYMETFGRLADTSSKLRKYLNGDLNITVKKWKYEIRGYDSFKWTIEKLDFNPEMPVKEKVPEQGKCSNRYDFNSINFIDESTRDQVIQFKDMIIEEENTAKFYIVFGYLLACSTDNSNYANFVFTDFTTNRKYEQKYTFDRYINDYNTKLDHDQSFRVISYYNHFNEFNMKVKAKYGKDLNAMVNENSQIADKNVSKYGILCRIVMKCKLYQSVLNLVERDIELLDNLHELSIGEKPYIKELFNKTEPYLTASPTLNVNGDIASSKTTRESKEQVPCITDITQYEVVEDHNISQLNHLQHLTPKIYVLNVYIIDVEIVYDQEIRIKVVNELPMVGKYVPPVDILEVYITGKEEVQNFLGDEALTMDIFTPLLNETSRLRVFQRPSKTDRIIRWSPIECTIQELRLQRMFRLRDTIKVEETLSLTQ, encoded by the coding sequence ATGTCTATTGAGATCATAGCCGTGCTGACCTCGATATCTAAGGATGACAATGGGTTCCATATAGCGCTGGATGATATCGCAGGTGAAGTGCGAGTGTTGGATATAGACGAGGCCCAGGCGAGAGAAGTAGTAAATGAATGTGACCTGGAAGTCTCTGATACCAATGCATTCAATATAACGAAAATACAATTGGAGAAGCTTTGCTTTGTGGTGGCTAAGTGCACATCTTCTGGACTACAGTTGGTCAACGGTGACATGACTTTCAAGTTGCAACCTGTGGACGTAAAAGTACTTGATATTAATTATATACAGGAGAACTGGAATACTCtggacaagaagaagaaagataaaatcTCTAAAATACTACTGGCATTGAAAAAACTGGACTCTGATATCAAGTCAGAATTCAATTTTGTGAAGTTAAATAACTACAAAAATACTCTGGTGCATTTTCTATCCGGTATTAAAATGACCAAACAAACTAAACTGACGAGTTTCTTCACAAAACAAACTACTATGGTGGAATCTCAAAATGACTTTAACTCACAAGCTATGAACACGCAGCAGTTTACTAGTCAAGCAAGCATACCGGGAATTAGTGACGATGAATTGATTGATAGTGATGACGATTTGGACAATATTTCCGAGGGATCGTACCCTACTGTGACAAGATTAGGATCAACAAAACATGATCTACCAACGAACCACAATGGGTCATCTGCCAATAAACACAGTAAAAAGGATAGTTGCCTTTATGTGAATTTTATGGACCCACATAGAAACCAACTCTGGACATACAATGGTGATAATTCGTCGGTAATCATAAGCCATTGTTCATTACAATCTATGTCTCCTGTTGGGTTTAAGTCCTTAGATGATCTAGATAAATTCACTCTTCGATTAGtattcaaacaaaaaacaatGGTAGATGAACTTCTCATACCGAATAACAATTGCTGTGAAGTAGTTATCAAGAACAAGTTGGAGTACATGGAAACTTTTGGTAGACTAGCTGATACTTCAAGCAAGCTGCGAAAATATCTTAATGGTGATTTAAACATAACAGTAAAGAAGTGGAAATATGAGATTCGTGGATACGACAGTTTCAAATGGACGATAGAGAAATTAGATTTCAACCCAGAGATGCCagtaaaagaaaaggtaCCTGAGCAGGGTAAATGCTCTAATCGATACGACTTCAACAGTATAAATTTCATCGATGAGTCTACTCGGGATCAAGTCATTCAATTTAAGGACATGataattgaagaagaaaataccgCAAAATTTTATATTGTATTTGGCTATTTATTAGCGTGCTCAACAGATAATAGTAACTATGCCAATTTCGTATTCACAGATTTTACAACAAACCGGAAATACGAGCAGAAATATACATTTGATCGGTATATCAATGACTATAATACAAAATTAGATCATGACCAAAGTTTTAGAGTTATTTCATACTATAATCATTTCAATGAATTTAATATGAAAGTCAAAGCCAAGTATGGTAAAGATCTCAACGCTATGGTCAACGAGAACTCACAAATTGCGGATAAAAATGTTAGTAAGTATGGAATACTTTGTCGAATAGTGATGAAGTGTAAACTATATCAATCTGTGCTGAATTTAGTGGAGCGAGATATCGAGCTACTTGATAACCTACATGAATTGAGCATTGGGGAGAAACCGTACATCAAAGAGCTATTCAATAAAACAGAGCCCTATCTGACTGCTTCTCCGACTTTGAATGTGAACGGCGATATAGCATCCTCGAAAACCACACGAGAGTCAAAGGAGCAAGTTCCATGTATTACAGATATTACACAGTATGAAGTTGTGGAAGATCATAATATTTCACAGTTGAATCATTTGCAACACCTTACACCGAAGATTTATGTTTTGAACGTTTACATAATTGATGTTGAGATAGTATACGATCAAGAAATACGCATCAAAGTAGTGAATGAATTACCTATGGTAGGCAAATACGTGCCACCAGTCGATATACTTGAAGTATATATCACCGGCAAAGAAGAGGTACAGAATTTCCTAGGCGACGAAGCGCTAACCATGGATATATTTACCCCACTGCTCAATGAAACATCGAGACTTAGAGTTTTCCAAAGACCTTCTAAAACTGACCGGATTATTCGATGGTCCCCAATTGAGTGTACCATACAAGAACTCCGGCTACAGAGAATGTTCAGGCTAAGAGATACTATTAAAGTGGAAGAAACCTTGTCGTTAACTCAATAA
- a CDS encoding uncharacterized protein (CAGL0G05632g~Ortholog(s) have cytoplasm localization) — MTASSAMKNFGLFSLRFFEFGSAVVVLGTLGYTVHGYHFHGSKRTNFVLAQAAISTFYSLCTCLLTLAVPQLIFVGLYWFWELIMTMLWLAAFIVDAKVQGDDGCHNRRSTTYEPHRGSQEEFQATNGEYNPFTGKYTTNDYKRPCHTGKASIAFAGLCFVLYLTSTIILGVRVMTPIVKKYGSKGLMMKGSDMNDNSLNRFHGLDLVKPLDDAYNYDPEQGMGETAPQDSASSHEYNQEKLNEQPRASGDTAVQA, encoded by the coding sequence ATGACTGCTTCAAGTGCTATGAAGAACTTTGGGTTATTCTCCCTAAGATTTTTTGAATTCGGTTCTGCCGTTGTTGTGCTGGGTACACTTGGTTACACAGTGCATGGCTACCACTTCCATGGTTCTAAGAGAACCAACTTCGTGTTGGCACAAGCTGCTATCTCTACTTTCTACAGCTTGTGTACATGCTTGCTAACTTTGGCTGTGCCACAATTGATCTTCGTTGGTCTTTACTGGTTCTGGGAATTGATTATGACCATGCTATGGTTGGCCGCTTTCATTGTTGACGCTAAGGTTCAAGGTGACGACGGCTGCCACAACAGAAGATCCACTACTTACGAACCACACAGAGGTTCTCAAGAAGAATTCCAAGCAACTAACGGTGAATACAACCCATTCACTGGTAAGTACACCACCAACGACTACAAGCGTCCATGCCACACCGGTAAGGCCTCCATTGCCTTCGCTGGTCTATGTTTCGTCTTGTACTTGACCTCCACCATTATTCTAGGTGTTAGAGTTATGACTCCAATCGTTAAGAAGTACGGCTCTAAGggtttgatgatgaagggTTCCGACATGAACGACAACAGCTTGAACAGATTCCATGGTTTGGACTTGGTCAAGCCATTGGACGATGCTTACAACTACGATCCAGAACAAGGTATGGGTGAAACTGCCCCACAAGACTCTGCTTCTTCTCACGAATACAACCAAGAGAAGTTGAATGAACAACCACGTGCTTCTGGTGACACTGCTGTCCAAGCTTAA
- the TIM22 gene encoding translocation channel protein TIM22 (CAGL0G05654g~Ortholog(s) have mitochondrion targeting sequence binding, protein channel activity, role in protein import into mitochondrial inner membrane and mitochondrial inner membrane protein insertion complex, plasma membrane localization), which translates to MVYRGFGLEYLSPPEKKAFGELSPDEQGERGAEMVVGFMSSCPGKSVISGATGFALGGVLGLFMASMAYDTPLHTPVPGGMSGAVQQMADLPLRQQVKLQFADMGKRAYSSAKNFGYIGMIYAGVECAVESLRAKNDIYNGITAGCITGGGLAYKSGPQAALVGCAGFAAFSAAIDMYMKSEDGRPPENDFKQ; encoded by the coding sequence atGGTATATCGTGGGTTTGGGCTGGAGTATTTGTCACCACCGGAGAAGAAAGCATTTGGAGAGCTGTCGCCCGATGAACAAGGTGAGCGCGGTGCAGAGATGGTTGTGGGATTCATGTCATCGTGTCCCGGTAAGTCAGTAATAAGTGGTGCCACTGGTTTTGCGTTAGGTGGTGTGTTAGGTTTGTTCATGGCTTCTATGGCCTATGATACCCCGCTCCATACTCCCGTTCCAGGTGGCATGAGTGGAGCTGTACAACAAATGGCAGACCTGCCATTAAGACAGCAAGTGAAATTACAATTCGCTGATATGGGTAAGAGGGCTTATTCTAGCGCAAAGAATTTCGGTTATATAGGTATGATATATGCTGGTGTAGAGTGTGCTGTGGAGAGTCTGCGAGCCAAGAACGATATATACAATGGTATTACAGCTGGTTGTATAACAGGTGGTGGACTGGCCTACAAGAGTGGCCCTCAAGCAGCATTGGTTGGCTGTGCAGGTTTTGCTGCATTCTCAGCAGCAATCGACATGTACATGAAGAGCGAAGACGGTAGACCTCCTGAAAATGATTTTAAACAATAA